The sequence AGCGGCGCGGCCACAGGCGTCGGCGCTGACTACGCCTGGGAAGGCAACAACAAGGCTGGTACCGGGACCATGGCGATCACCTCGTCGAGCGCGGACCGGATCGACATCGCTCTGGAGTTCCTCAAGCCCTTCAAGGCCTCGAACGTCGCCACGTTCTCCTTCACGGAAGCTGGCGGCGGCACGAAGGTCGACTGGACCATGAGCGGTCAGCGCAACGTGGCTTTCGCGGTCCTCGGCAAGCTGTTCTTCGACAAGGCGATCGCGAAGGACTTCGACAAGGGTCTCGCCCAGTTGAAGGCCACAGCCGAGGGCTGATCCCGATTCCCGCCGAACCGTGAGGTTTTCGGGTCCGAACCGTGAGCAAGCGTCACGGTTCGGACCCGAAAACCTCACGGTTCGGCATGCGGCCGTACCCTGAAGGCATGCCGCAACTCCGTTCTGCCACCTCCACCTCGGGTCGCAACATGGCCGGTGCCCGCGCGCTGTGGCGCGCCACCGGCATGACCGATGGCGATTTCGGCAAGCCGATCATCGCGATCGCGAACTCGTTCACCGAGTTCGTCCCCGGTCACGTGCACCTGCGTGACCTGGGCAAGATCGTCGCGGAGCAGATCCAGGCTGCCGGCGGCGTCGCGAAGGAGTTCAACACCATCGCCGTCGACGACGGGATCGCGATGGGTCACGCCGGCATGCTCTACAGCCTTCCGAGCCGCGAATTGATCGCGGACGCCGTGGAGTACATGGTCGAGGCGCACTGCGCCGACGCGATCGTCTGCATCTCCAACTGCGACAAGATCACCCCCGGCATGCTGCTGGCGAGCCTGCGACTCAACATCCCCGTCATCTTTGTCTCCGGCGGTCCGATGGAGGCCGGCAAGACCACCGCGATCGAGGGCATCGTCCACTCCAAGCTGGACCTGGTCGATGCGATGGTGCTGGCTGTGGACGAGCGCGTCAGCGACGAGGTCCTCGACACCGTCGAGCGCTCGGCCTGCCCGACGTGTGGATCGTGTTCGGGCAT comes from Nocardioides baekrokdamisoli and encodes:
- a CDS encoding SRPBCC family protein codes for the protein MPNFANTRTTVINAPAATIHALVNDFREWTKWSPWEGLDPDLKRTYSGAATGVGADYAWEGNNKAGTGTMAITSSSADRIDIALEFLKPFKASNVATFSFTEAGGGTKVDWTMSGQRNVAFAVLGKLFFDKAIAKDFDKGLAQLKATAEG